GGTGACCAGCCGCCGTCGCTCCGATTCGGACAGACCCGGCCCGTCGTCCCACATCTCCAGCATCGCGGCGGCGTGCGGGCGCACGTTGCGGTACCCCAGGGCGACATGCCAGGCCGGCAGCACCTCGTCGCCGAAGCCGGCGACCACCTCGATCGCCGCGACGCGTTCGACCGGTGATGCGAACTCCGCGGCGTGCAGGAGTTGCGCGGCGCCGTCGACCGGGCGCCTGCCCTCGAACCAGCGCAGCGCCTGCCGCCAGGCCTCGTCGGCGGGCAGCGGCGCGAGACGGCCCAGCAGCTGGGCGGCGCGCAGCCCGGGCGTGACCGGGCGCGGTTCCCGAGCAGCCCACTCGTCGAGCGCCCACTGGCCCAGCGGCGTCACCTTCCGGTCGGCGTCGAGAGCGCCGAACTCGGTCAGCACGTCCAGCGCCGCGTCGAGGGGGAACAGGTCCGTGCCGCCGAAGCTCGACGCGACCGCGTCCCCGTCCTCGCTGCCCTTGAGCAGCCGGTGCACCGAGAACACCAGGTCGTCGAGCAGCGGGCCGTTGGCCAGCGCGGTCAGCACCGCGCGGCACATCGCGAACGCACCGCGACGGCGCGGGTCGGCCGACTCCGCGCGCAGGACCGCGTCCAGGCCCTTGAGCCACAGCTGCGCCGGATCGTCGTGCGGCGGGCGGGCGACCGCCTCCGCGACGCCGACCTCGATCAGCCCCGCGCCTTCCGCGGCCACCCACGGCCGGTGGATCGTGACGACGTCCGCGGCCGAGCGGACCTTCTCGCCGACCTCGACGCCGAGCACCCCGGCGACCGAGGGGACGTCGGCGGGACGCAGAACTCCTTTGGGGGTAACGGGTCTCCCGTCGCCGACCCAGCTCGCCAGCGCCCTCGTCCGGGACAGCGCTGGGCACTGACTCGCCAGTGTGGAGATTCCGGTACTCACCCGCAGGACTTTAGCGAGGGCGCCCCGTTACCCGGACGGGTGTTTCCGTCCACAGTAGAGATGTCGATTTGTCGATCATGTGCCGCGGGCTAAGCTCGGCCCGGTGAGCGATCTCAGCCTGACGGTCCTCGGCTCCGCCACGCCGTACGCCGAGCCGGGCAACCCGTGCTCGGGCTACCTGGTCTCCAGCGGTGAGACGCACGTGTGGCTCGACGCGGGCCCCGGCACGCTCGCCGAGCTGCGCCGCCACACCGGCCTGGACCGGCTCGCCGCCATCTGGATCTCGCACCTGCACGCCGACCACTGCGCCGACCTGCTCACCGCGTACTACGGCGCCCTCTTCGCGGACGTCGAGCTGCCCGCGCCGATCCCGCTGTTCGGCCCGCCCGGGATCGCCGACCGGCTGGCCGGTTTCCTGACCAACGGGCCGTCGCGCAGCCCGGTCGAGCGGGCCTTCGCCGTGCAGGAGCTGTCCGACGGGCACCGGGCGGAGATCGGCCCGATGACGTTCACCGCCGCGGCCGTCGAGCACGGCATGCCCGCGTTCGGTGTGCGCATCGAGGCGGGCGCGGCTTCGCTGGCTTACTCCGGCGACAGCGCGCCCTGCCCGGCGGTGACCAGCCTGGCCAAGAACTGCGACGCGTTGCTATGCGAGGCGGACGGCCCGGCGCCGTCGGAGGCGCACCACACCCCGGAGGACGCGGGCGAGGCCGCGGCCGGCGCGGGAGTGCGGAGGCTGATCGTCACGCATGTCGGGCCATTCCTCACGCCGGGCGATGCCGTCACCCGCGCTGCGGCACGCTTCGAAGGGCCGGTCGCGTACGCGGCTCCCGGCGCCGTCTTCCACCTGCCCTGATCGGCCCGGGCGAACACTCCCGTTTCTCCCGTTCGGGAAATTAGCGAGCGTTGCTAATAGCTCTCAGTCAGAGCTACCGTGGACGACGTGCGAGAACTGGCCGAGAAGCTGATGACCACCACGGCCGCGCTGCGGCGGGTCGTCCGCAGGCGCGTGCGGGACACGCTGCCGCACGCGCCCCTGCGCCCGGCGCAGGCCGAGCTGCTCCGCGTGGTCGACGAACACCCCGGGATCGGCGTCGCCGCTGCTGCTCGCGCCCTGCACCTGGCCGGGAACTCGGTGAGCACGCTCGTCAACCAGCTCGTCGACGCCGGGCTGCTGGACCGCCACGTCGACCCGGACGACCGGCGGGCCGCGCGACTCGAACTCACCGGCGCGGCGCGGGCCCGGCTGGACAACTGGCGCCGCACCCGCACCGCCTTCGTGGCCGAGGCGATCGCGACCCTGCCTGCCGGGGACCGC
The window above is part of the Amycolatopsis thermoflava N1165 genome. Proteins encoded here:
- a CDS encoding plasmid pRiA4b ORF-3 family protein; amino-acid sequence: MSTGISTLASQCPALSRTRALASWVGDGRPVTPKGVLRPADVPSVAGVLGVEVGEKVRSAADVVTIHRPWVAAEGAGLIEVGVAEAVARPPHDDPAQLWLKGLDAVLRAESADPRRRGAFAMCRAVLTALANGPLLDDLVFSVHRLLKGSEDGDAVASSFGGTDLFPLDAALDVLTEFGALDADRKVTPLGQWALDEWAAREPRPVTPGLRAAQLLGRLAPLPADEAWRQALRWFEGRRPVDGAAQLLHAAEFASPVERVAAIEVVAGFGDEVLPAWHVALGYRNVRPHAAAMLEMWDDGPGLSESERRRLVTEYALSARERSGVEEAYHYVRDRGGLDALETEATALRRELRAFAETVKLAVYQLKVTVTGRKPPQWWRLVIPASVTLGVLAEALDADGAEHHFEADGVRYADPFFGLGEDRDEHDVRLSHVLVRPGTSLRFFLGADEHSVTCEKILDPEPGLTYPRCTSVSKVGESASARNKRLAAVRIPHPAHP
- a CDS encoding MBL fold metallo-hydrolase; its protein translation is MSDLSLTVLGSATPYAEPGNPCSGYLVSSGETHVWLDAGPGTLAELRRHTGLDRLAAIWISHLHADHCADLLTAYYGALFADVELPAPIPLFGPPGIADRLAGFLTNGPSRSPVERAFAVQELSDGHRAEIGPMTFTAAAVEHGMPAFGVRIEAGAASLAYSGDSAPCPAVTSLAKNCDALLCEADGPAPSEAHHTPEDAGEAAAGAGVRRLIVTHVGPFLTPGDAVTRAAARFEGPVAYAAPGAVFHLP